Proteins from a genomic interval of Desulfurobacterium sp. TC5-1:
- the cimA gene encoding citramalate synthase yields MVYIYDTTLRDGAQGKGVSFSLEDKLRITMALDDLGIHYIEGGWPGSNPKDMAYFEEVKKIKLKNAKIVAFSSTKRAKIKIEDDKNIQTLIEAETPAITVFGKSWDLHVKEALRIPLEENLELIFDTISYLKKYTDEVFFDAEHFFDGFKDNPEYSLKALKAAEEAGADCIVLADTNGGTLWYETEEIIEKVKKEINAPLGIHAHNDSDMAVVNSLIAVRKGAIQVQGTINGLGERTGNANLCSIIPNLVLKMGIEAISRENLKKLYSVSRLVSELSNRPHPENLPFVGDSAFAHKAGVHVSAVEKNPRTYEHINPELVGNKRQIMVSELSGRSNIINKAKELGIELSKDSPAVKKVLEKIKYLESQGYQFEGAEASFEILLKEALGQTKKYFELKGFRVLTEKRSESEEAYAEATIKVEIPEEIAKEKGLKERVEHTAADGRGPVEALDKALRKALEKFYPNLKEVKLTDYKVRILNETAGTEASPRVLIESTDGKDKWGTVGVSPNIIEASWLALIDAIKYKLMKDEENK; encoded by the coding sequence ATGGTCTATATCTACGATACAACTTTAAGAGACGGCGCACAGGGAAAAGGTGTCTCGTTCTCTTTAGAAGACAAACTAAGAATAACAATGGCACTTGACGATTTAGGCATTCATTACATAGAGGGGGGCTGGCCTGGTTCAAATCCAAAAGACATGGCATATTTTGAAGAGGTAAAAAAAATAAAACTTAAGAACGCCAAAATCGTCGCATTTTCATCAACAAAAAGAGCAAAAATTAAGATAGAAGACGACAAAAATATACAAACACTCATAGAAGCTGAAACCCCGGCAATAACAGTATTTGGAAAAAGCTGGGATTTACACGTTAAAGAAGCATTAAGGATACCTCTTGAAGAAAACTTAGAACTTATCTTTGACACGATATCCTATCTAAAAAAATATACAGATGAGGTCTTCTTTGACGCAGAACACTTTTTTGACGGATTCAAAGACAATCCCGAATACTCACTAAAAGCATTAAAAGCAGCAGAAGAAGCCGGTGCCGACTGTATTGTCCTTGCAGACACAAACGGCGGAACACTCTGGTACGAAACAGAAGAAATAATAGAAAAGGTAAAAAAAGAAATCAATGCACCTCTTGGAATTCACGCCCACAACGATTCAGACATGGCGGTGGTTAACTCACTGATAGCTGTTAGAAAGGGCGCCATACAGGTTCAAGGAACGATAAACGGTCTCGGTGAAAGAACAGGAAACGCAAATCTCTGCTCTATCATCCCAAACCTGGTTCTTAAAATGGGAATAGAAGCCATAAGCAGAGAAAATCTCAAAAAACTCTACTCTGTATCACGCCTTGTTTCAGAGCTTTCGAACAGACCCCATCCTGAAAATCTACCATTCGTGGGAGACAGCGCTTTTGCACATAAAGCCGGTGTTCACGTATCAGCCGTTGAGAAAAATCCAAGAACTTACGAACACATCAATCCTGAACTCGTCGGTAACAAACGACAGATAATGGTATCTGAACTTTCCGGAAGGAGCAACATTATAAACAAGGCAAAAGAGCTCGGCATAGAGCTTTCAAAAGATTCACCAGCCGTTAAAAAGGTTCTTGAAAAGATAAAATACCTTGAGTCTCAAGGATACCAGTTTGAAGGAGCTGAAGCCTCATTTGAAATCCTCCTCAAAGAAGCTCTTGGACAGACAAAGAAATATTTTGAACTTAAAGGATTCAGAGTCCTAACTGAAAAACGGTCTGAAAGTGAAGAGGCCTACGCAGAGGCAACGATAAAGGTTGAAATTCCTGAAGAAATCGCCAAAGAAAAAGGACTTAAAGAGAGAGTTGAACATACGGCTGCAGACGGAAGAGGTCCAGTTGAAGCATTAGACAAGGCTCTGAGAAAAGCTCTTGAAAAGTTCTATCCAAACTTAAAAGAGGTAAAACTCACAGACTACAAAGTTAGAATCCTTAACGAAACTGCTGGAACAGAAGCATCTCCCCGTGTCCTCATAGAATCAACGGATGGAAAAGATAAGTGGGGAACTGTTGGCGTCTCACCTAACATCATAGAAGCATCCTGGCTGGCACTTATAGACGCCATAAAATACAAACTGATGAAAGACGAAGAAAACAAATAA
- a CDS encoding ammonium transporter — protein MKTGKASLLKGALLALVLSTPAFAGNGINHGDTAWLLIATALVVMMTPAGLAMFYAGMARVKNVLNTIGMSYIAYAVASVVWVVIGYSLAFGKDIGGFIGGLNHLFLSGIGVNDVSGTIPALLFVSFQMAFAGIAVAIVSGSVIERMKFSSWAIFSALWIIFVYAPIAHWVWGDGGWLLKMDALDFAGGAVIHINAGISGLVLAYLVGKRKGYGKTAMFPSSIALTALGVGLLWFGWFGFNGGSALAANQSAALALITTNTAAAMGAITWMIIEWMRDGHPTVLGIVSGVVAGLVGITPAAGFVGIIGALIIGITSAIVGYFGVAILKPKLGYDDSLDAFGVHGLCGMWGAIATGLFANPSMSGKAGLFFGNPHQVVVQLISVIAVTLYAGIVTFIIGSVVKAITGGLRVDDEQEYDGLDKSIHGERAFELE, from the coding sequence ATGAAGACAGGAAAAGCCAGTCTGTTAAAAGGTGCGCTGCTGGCACTGGTACTTTCAACGCCTGCGTTTGCAGGTAACGGTATCAATCATGGTGATACCGCGTGGTTGCTCATTGCTACTGCTCTTGTTGTAATGATGACCCCGGCTGGCCTTGCAATGTTTTACGCCGGTATGGCAAGGGTCAAAAACGTTCTTAACACAATTGGTATGAGCTACATAGCTTATGCTGTTGCAAGTGTTGTGTGGGTTGTTATAGGTTACTCTCTCGCTTTTGGTAAGGATATTGGTGGATTTATAGGCGGTTTAAACCATCTCTTCCTTTCCGGTATTGGTGTTAACGATGTTTCTGGAACGATTCCCGCACTTCTTTTTGTGTCTTTCCAGATGGCATTTGCCGGTATTGCGGTGGCCATTGTTAGTGGTTCTGTAATTGAAAGAATGAAGTTTTCTTCCTGGGCAATCTTTTCAGCTCTCTGGATAATTTTTGTTTATGCACCTATTGCCCATTGGGTGTGGGGTGACGGTGGTTGGCTTTTGAAAATGGATGCCCTTGATTTTGCAGGTGGTGCTGTAATTCACATCAATGCAGGTATTTCAGGTCTTGTTCTGGCTTACCTTGTAGGTAAGAGAAAAGGTTACGGAAAAACGGCGATGTTCCCTTCAAGTATTGCTCTTACAGCTCTTGGTGTAGGTCTTCTCTGGTTCGGCTGGTTCGGATTTAACGGTGGTTCAGCGCTTGCTGCAAATCAGTCAGCAGCTCTTGCTCTTATTACAACAAATACAGCTGCCGCTATGGGTGCTATCACATGGATGATTATTGAGTGGATGAGAGACGGTCATCCTACAGTTCTTGGTATTGTTTCTGGTGTTGTTGCAGGACTTGTAGGTATTACACCGGCGGCAGGTTTTGTAGGTATCATTGGAGCCCTGATTATTGGTATTACGTCAGCAATTGTTGGTTATTTTGGCGTTGCGATTCTCAAACCAAAACTTGGATATGATGATTCACTTGATGCTTTTGGGGTTCATGGTCTCTGTGGAATGTGGGGAGCTATTGCTACTGGACTTTTTGCCAATCCTTCAATGAGCGGGAAAGCAGGTCTTTTCTTTGGTAATCCTCATCAGGTAGTTGTTCAGCTTATTTCTGTTATTGCTGTTACTCTTTATGCTGGTATCGTTACGTTTATTATCGGTTCTGTTGTTAAGGCCATCACCGGTGGACTCAGAGTTGATGATGAGCAGGAGTACGATGGACTTGATAAGTCTATCCACGGTGAGAGAGCGTTTGAGCTTGAATAA
- a CDS encoding ammonium transporter — protein MATAELFQNVNALSGLVENLKHFSDASDVFYLVVMGALVFIMQWGFAMLEGGQARTKNVNNVMMKNILDFMVGGPLWLFVGYCIATYGLGFSDWAAWYKHVFDAAASSSHNGLVMAEWFFGLVFCATTATIISGGVAERINFLAYVFLSVIVTGLLYPIWVHLGPWGANIIPYHDYAGSLNVHALGGAIGLGAIIALGPRIGRFKIKDGKRIPVPIPGHDVPMAIFGAFCLAFGWYGFNVGSSIFLKDVSGLVAVTTTMAMCAGAISAMVVSHFDPLATANGFLAGLVAICAGTNVVSPFGALVIGLVAGAQVPIVFSLIEKLGIDDSCGIFPVHFGGGATGAILAGVFGMKAFGGLGGVNLGWQIVAVVLCLVYGVVVGYIAAKIAGFFAGGLRVPVEWEQEGLDITEHHLRAYHFEDPVPATAYEKAKKEGKIVA, from the coding sequence ATGGCGACAGCCGAACTGTTTCAGAATGTGAATGCCCTTTCGGGGCTGGTGGAAAACCTGAAGCACTTTTCCGATGCTTCAGACGTTTTCTACCTTGTCGTAATGGGTGCCCTGGTGTTTATTATGCAGTGGGGCTTCGCAATGCTTGAGGGAGGACAGGCCAGGACTAAAAACGTTAACAACGTTATGATGAAGAACATCCTCGACTTTATGGTCGGTGGTCCTCTCTGGCTCTTTGTCGGTTACTGTATCGCTACCTACGGATTGGGATTTAGTGACTGGGCTGCATGGTACAAACATGTGTTTGATGCTGCAGCAAGTTCTTCTCACAATGGTCTTGTGATGGCTGAGTGGTTCTTCGGGCTTGTATTTTGTGCCACCACTGCGACAATTATTTCAGGTGGAGTGGCAGAAAGGATAAACTTCCTTGCTTATGTTTTTCTTTCAGTAATCGTTACCGGACTTCTCTACCCTATCTGGGTTCATCTTGGCCCCTGGGGTGCCAATATAATTCCTTACCATGACTATGCAGGAAGCCTGAACGTTCACGCTCTTGGAGGTGCGATAGGACTCGGTGCCATAATTGCCCTTGGACCAAGGATTGGAAGGTTCAAGATTAAAGATGGAAAAAGAATACCGGTTCCAATTCCCGGTCACGATGTTCCGATGGCAATTTTTGGTGCTTTCTGTCTCGCCTTTGGATGGTACGGATTTAACGTTGGTAGTTCCATCTTTTTGAAAGATGTTTCGGGTCTTGTTGCTGTAACAACAACAATGGCTATGTGTGCAGGTGCTATATCTGCTATGGTCGTTTCTCACTTTGATCCTCTTGCAACAGCTAACGGTTTCCTTGCAGGACTTGTTGCTATCTGCGCTGGAACTAATGTTGTAAGTCCTTTTGGAGCTCTTGTCATAGGACTTGTTGCAGGTGCTCAGGTGCCTATAGTTTTCTCTCTTATTGAAAAACTCGGAATTGATGATTCTTGCGGTATATTCCCTGTTCACTTTGGGGGCGGTGCAACAGGTGCTATACTTGCAGGTGTATTTGGTATGAAAGCTTTTGGTGGTCTCGGAGGCGTTAATCTTGGATGGCAAATAGTTGCAGTAGTTCTTTGTCTGGTTTACGGCGTGGTTGTAGGATACATTGCTGCTAAGATTGCAGGGTTCTTTGCAGGTGGACTCAGGGTTCCTGTTGAGTGGGAGCAGGAAGGTCTTGACATTACAGAACACCACTTAAGAGCTTACCATTTTGAAGATCCGGTACCTGCAACAGCTTATGAAAAGGCAAAAAAGGAGGGTAAAATTGTTGCATAA
- a CDS encoding P-II family nitrogen regulator: MKKIEAIIKPFKIEAVKDALMAIGVKGMTVEEVRGFGKQKGHAELYRGAEYVIDFIPKVRITVVVPDTLVEKVVEVIVESARTGRIGDGKVFVIPVEDAIRVRTGERGETVLQ, encoded by the coding sequence ATGAAAAAGATTGAGGCCATCATAAAGCCTTTTAAGATCGAAGCTGTAAAGGATGCTCTTATGGCTATTGGAGTGAAAGGTATGACCGTTGAAGAGGTAAGGGGTTTTGGTAAGCAGAAGGGACACGCTGAGCTTTATAGAGGTGCCGAGTATGTTATTGACTTTATTCCTAAGGTGAGAATCACTGTAGTTGTTCCGGATACGCTTGTTGAGAAGGTTGTGGAAGTAATAGTTGAGTCTGCAAGAACGGGGCGAATTGGTGACGGAAAGGTCTTTGTTATTCCTGTTGAAGACGCAATTAGAGTCAGGACGGGTGAAAGGGGAGAAACCGTCTTACAATAA
- a CDS encoding hotdog domain-containing protein, with translation MINTHKKINKHLCGEPVKVAENMAEVVLEVTEEMAADEKGLVHGGFIFGLADYAAMLAVNHPNVVLGAASVRFLKPVKVGDRLRAVASVVESRGKKYKVIVKVKKGEDVVFDGEFVAIVPEKHVLER, from the coding sequence ATGATTAATACTCACAAAAAGATCAACAAGCATCTGTGTGGTGAACCCGTAAAAGTTGCTGAAAACATGGCAGAGGTTGTTCTTGAAGTTACTGAAGAGATGGCGGCAGACGAGAAGGGCCTTGTCCACGGTGGTTTTATTTTTGGTCTTGCCGATTATGCTGCGATGCTTGCCGTTAACCACCCCAATGTTGTTTTAGGTGCTGCCTCTGTTAGATTTTTGAAGCCTGTTAAGGTTGGGGATAGATTAAGGGCCGTTGCCTCTGTTGTTGAATCAAGGGGCAAAAAGTATAAAGTGATAGTTAAGGTTAAGAAAGGGGAGGATGTCGTTTTTGATGGAGAGTTTGTGGCAATAGTGCCTGAAAAGCACGTTCTGGAAAGGTAA
- the fmt gene encoding methionyl-tRNA formyltransferase, which translates to MEKFNVVFMGTPDFAVPSLKGLLDSDMFNVSLVVTQPDKPAGRGRRLKAPPVKVIAESHGIPVVQPLKVKGNEELMDRLKAISPDFIVVAAYGKILPSELLEIPKIAPVNVHASLLPRYRGASPIQSALLNGDAKTGVTIMKITEKLDSGDIYIQEETSISLDDTAQTLHDRLAKIGGRLLVKALPLIASGKLKPVPQDDSKATYCTQIKKEDGRIDWRDDVENIFNKVRAFTPWPSAFTHFKGKLLKITKALPVEGHGEPGVVMDVDREGFYVGTGKGVLKVLKVKPEGKREMNADDFVRGYRLKTGDRLGEGR; encoded by the coding sequence ATGGAGAAGTTTAACGTTGTTTTTATGGGAACACCCGATTTTGCTGTTCCTTCCCTTAAAGGATTACTTGATAGTGATATGTTCAACGTTTCTCTGGTCGTTACTCAACCAGATAAACCGGCGGGAAGGGGGAGGAGGTTAAAGGCACCACCTGTCAAGGTTATTGCAGAAAGTCATGGAATTCCGGTTGTTCAGCCTTTGAAAGTTAAGGGAAATGAAGAATTGATGGATCGTTTAAAAGCAATCTCACCGGATTTTATAGTCGTTGCCGCTTACGGAAAGATTCTTCCTTCAGAACTTCTTGAGATACCGAAAATTGCACCTGTGAACGTTCACGCTTCCCTGCTTCCAAGGTATAGAGGTGCTTCTCCTATTCAGTCTGCTCTCTTAAATGGTGATGCGAAAACAGGCGTAACTATTATGAAGATAACAGAAAAACTTGATTCAGGTGATATCTACATTCAGGAAGAGACTTCCATTTCTCTTGACGATACTGCCCAGACGCTCCACGACAGGCTTGCAAAAATTGGTGGCAGGTTGCTTGTTAAGGCTCTTCCTCTCATTGCTTCTGGTAAGTTAAAACCGGTACCGCAAGATGATAGTAAGGCTACCTACTGCACTCAGATTAAAAAGGAAGATGGCCGAATTGACTGGCGGGATGATGTTGAGAATATATTTAATAAAGTAAGGGCTTTTACGCCGTGGCCTTCTGCTTTTACACACTTTAAAGGGAAACTTCTTAAGATTACGAAAGCCTTACCTGTTGAAGGTCATGGTGAACCTGGTGTTGTGATGGATGTTGATAGAGAAGGGTTTTATGTGGGGACCGGTAAAGGTGTTTTAAAGGTTTTAAAGGTGAAGCCTGAAGGAAAGAGAGAGATGAATGCCGATGACTTTGTCAGAGGTTACAGGTTGAAAACGGGAGATCGTTTGGGGGAGGGGAGATGA
- a CDS encoding SprT family zinc-dependent metalloprotease, which produces MLMRIEDIRINVVRSNRKTVSIEVTPSGDVLVRAPEDVSINSLKNFVSKHRTWIVSKLGKVRERKRYLGKRGFKNGVPFFFLGKSYPLKIVSSHLPLELRGGMFFLSSSYLQHARDIFISWYKKVGLPYVVRRVEFFTGEIFRFKGVKITRAEKRWGSCSRKNGLCFSYRVLMLPEEIIDYVVVHEIAHIREKNHSKRFWDLVESLLPDFRERDRWLKVNGWKFVL; this is translated from the coding sequence ATGTTGATGAGAATTGAAGATATTCGGATTAATGTTGTAAGGAGCAACAGGAAGACAGTTTCTATAGAGGTTACCCCCTCCGGTGATGTTCTTGTGAGAGCACCAGAAGATGTTTCTATTAATTCTCTTAAGAACTTTGTCTCTAAACATAGAACCTGGATAGTTAGTAAGCTTGGGAAGGTTCGGGAAAGGAAAAGATATTTGGGTAAAAGAGGTTTTAAAAACGGTGTTCCTTTCTTTTTCCTCGGCAAATCTTATCCTTTGAAGATAGTGAGCTCTCATCTTCCACTTGAGTTAAGAGGTGGAATGTTTTTTCTTTCTTCCAGCTATCTGCAGCATGCAAGAGACATTTTTATCAGTTGGTATAAAAAGGTAGGACTTCCTTATGTTGTTCGGCGTGTAGAGTTTTTTACAGGTGAGATTTTTCGTTTTAAAGGTGTGAAGATTACACGGGCTGAGAAGAGGTGGGGGTCCTGTTCAAGGAAAAATGGCCTCTGTTTTTCATACAGGGTTTTAATGCTTCCTGAAGAGATTATAGATTATGTTGTAGTTCATGAAATTGCTCATATTCGTGAGAAAAACCATTCTAAGAGGTTTTGGGATTTGGTTGAATCACTTCTTCCCGATTTTAGAGAGAGGGACAGGTGGTTAAAGGTTAACGGGTGGAAGTTTGTTTTGTAA
- a CDS encoding ABC transporter ATP-binding protein has protein sequence MIDVSRLTITYPNGFVAVRNVSFKIEKKEVFALVGESGCGKSTTAHALIRLLPKGSRIDGSFKLSGREIVSLKEREMRKVRGKEIGMVFQDPLNALNPLVKVRKHFFETFAAHGVKRSKGELLNRVKELFDFIDLPFEKVNSFPFELSGGQRQRVMFAIALVLNPRLIILDEPTTALDVLAQKKVLGLIDKTKEMFDTATLLITHDMGVVNEVADKVAVMYKGVIMEKGEKDKVLHSPVHPYTRLLISCVPKYDIHDTSIPDIPLEDRKVEGCPFAPRCPVASEKCFKELPEPVIVNGREVACFNVDEN, from the coding sequence ATGATAGATGTTAGCCGCTTGACTATTACGTATCCCAATGGATTTGTTGCAGTTAGGAATGTTTCGTTTAAGATTGAGAAAAAAGAGGTATTTGCTCTCGTAGGTGAAAGTGGTTGTGGGAAGTCAACGACAGCTCATGCACTTATCAGGCTTCTTCCAAAGGGTAGCAGGATAGACGGTTCATTTAAACTTTCTGGAAGAGAGATTGTTTCTCTTAAAGAAAGAGAAATGAGGAAGGTTAGAGGAAAAGAGATAGGTATGGTATTTCAGGATCCCCTTAACGCGCTTAATCCTCTCGTTAAGGTAAGGAAGCACTTTTTTGAAACGTTTGCTGCTCATGGTGTTAAACGTTCTAAGGGAGAACTCCTTAATAGAGTAAAAGAACTTTTTGATTTTATAGACCTTCCGTTTGAGAAGGTTAACTCTTTCCCTTTTGAGCTTTCCGGCGGCCAACGTCAGAGGGTTATGTTTGCTATTGCTCTTGTTCTAAATCCTCGCCTCATTATTCTTGACGAACCGACAACCGCACTTGACGTTCTTGCCCAGAAAAAGGTTTTGGGATTGATAGATAAGACGAAAGAAATGTTTGACACGGCAACGCTTCTCATTACTCACGATATGGGTGTTGTGAATGAGGTGGCCGATAAGGTTGCAGTTATGTACAAAGGCGTAATTATGGAAAAGGGAGAGAAGGATAAGGTTCTCCATTCGCCGGTTCATCCTTACACGAGGCTTCTTATATCGTGTGTTCCAAAGTACGACATTCATGATACCTCAATTCCAGATATCCCTCTTGAGGATAGAAAGGTTGAAGGTTGTCCTTTTGCACCAAGATGCCCGGTAGCTTCAGAAAAATGCTTTAAGGAACTTCCAGAACCTGTCATTGTGAATGGTAGAGAGGTTGCCTGTTTTAATGTTGATGAGAATTGA
- a CDS encoding ABC transporter permease: MSLKKMQLYLGIVIVVMLIAVALFGPYFTSVDPIAISNATFSPPSPQHIFGTDALGRDIFARVLYGARISLLVSLLAVAIGVSAGTFLGLVSGFFGGIVDRILVLMMDAMYAFPGLLLAITFTAFLGQGIRNVAIAIAIAFVPTYFRLVRNQVLSLKKEPFVEAAQVFKVPLWKIIFVYVLLPIIPTLAGILALSIGDAILTEAGLSYLGLGVPPPTPDWGADLSTGQHYILQDYWWCFVFSGLAIFLAVLGFALIGDYLSEEKL, from the coding sequence ATGAGTTTAAAAAAGATGCAGCTTTACCTGGGAATAGTTATTGTTGTTATGCTTATTGCAGTTGCACTTTTTGGCCCGTACTTTACATCCGTTGATCCAATTGCAATTTCAAACGCAACGTTTTCGCCACCTTCTCCGCAGCATATTTTCGGAACGGACGCCCTTGGGCGGGATATCTTTGCAAGGGTTCTCTACGGTGCGAGGATTTCCCTTCTGGTTTCTCTTCTTGCCGTTGCGATAGGGGTATCTGCAGGTACGTTCCTGGGGCTTGTATCCGGCTTTTTTGGCGGTATTGTTGACAGAATTCTTGTTCTCATGATGGATGCTATGTATGCGTTTCCGGGACTGCTTCTTGCCATCACGTTTACGGCGTTTTTGGGACAGGGGATACGGAATGTTGCAATAGCTATTGCCATTGCTTTTGTTCCTACCTATTTCAGACTTGTCAGAAATCAGGTCCTCTCTCTTAAAAAGGAGCCTTTTGTAGAGGCAGCTCAGGTTTTTAAGGTACCTTTATGGAAAATAATTTTTGTTTATGTTTTGCTTCCTATAATACCTACGCTTGCAGGTATTCTTGCACTTTCAATAGGCGATGCTATTTTAACAGAGGCAGGACTTTCCTATCTTGGGCTTGGTGTTCCTCCACCAACACCTGACTGGGGAGCTGACCTTTCAACGGGGCAGCACTACATATTGCAGGACTACTGGTGGTGTTTTGTCTTTTCAGGTCTTGCAATATTCCTTGCAGTGCTTGGGTTTGCTCTTATTGGAGACTACCTTTCAGAGGAAAAGCTATGA
- a CDS encoding ABC transporter permease yields MRGLLKYIGYRLASSVVMIFLMVTFVFFLLRILPGDPVLALTGGKAPPEVVKQLKEQLGLNLPIYKQYFKFLSDILHGNLGTSIVTGESIKSELLERFPATLELSIVSIILAAGWGIILGIEGARREGGVFDFVTKLVALSFYAIPIFFVGIMMQYIFGVKLGWFPISGRIDPLNEPDRVITGLYLIDTLLTRNFAGFVDALKHIFLPAFSLSLVLFSVIYRITRSNMILQLKKEYVKAARARGLKEKRVVYYHAFKNAFIPIFTLIGLQFAGLLGGAILTENVFSWPGLGSYLIERIGYRDFPAIQGAILFYAVIVVFISIAIDIICALMNPKIKYE; encoded by the coding sequence ATGAGAGGACTGCTGAAGTACATAGGATACAGGCTTGCATCTTCTGTTGTAATGATTTTTCTTATGGTTACATTTGTATTTTTCCTGCTTAGAATTCTACCAGGTGATCCGGTTTTAGCACTTACCGGTGGTAAAGCACCACCCGAAGTTGTTAAACAGTTAAAAGAGCAGTTGGGACTTAACCTGCCTATATATAAGCAGTACTTTAAGTTCTTGTCCGATATACTTCATGGTAATTTAGGAACTTCTATTGTTACCGGTGAAAGTATTAAAAGCGAGCTTCTTGAAAGATTTCCTGCAACTCTGGAACTTTCCATAGTCAGCATTATTTTAGCAGCCGGATGGGGAATTATTTTAGGTATTGAAGGTGCAAGGCGTGAGGGTGGCGTTTTCGATTTTGTTACAAAACTTGTTGCTCTTTCTTTTTATGCTATTCCTATATTTTTCGTCGGTATTATGATGCAGTACATATTTGGTGTGAAACTTGGCTGGTTTCCGATTTCTGGAAGAATTGATCCTCTTAACGAACCTGACCGTGTTATAACAGGTTTGTACCTTATTGATACTCTTTTAACCAGGAATTTTGCTGGATTCGTTGATGCTCTTAAGCATATTTTCCTCCCTGCTTTCTCTTTATCACTTGTTCTTTTTTCCGTCATATACAGAATTACGCGGAGCAACATGATTTTGCAGCTTAAAAAGGAATATGTGAAAGCTGCAAGGGCAAGAGGTTTAAAAGAGAAGAGGGTTGTTTATTACCACGCCTTTAAGAATGCTTTTATTCCCATATTTACCCTTATAGGTTTGCAGTTTGCAGGACTTTTAGGAGGAGCAATCCTCACTGAGAACGTTTTTTCATGGCCAGGCCTTGGGTCTTACCTTATTGAAAGGATTGGTTACAGAGATTTCCCCGCAATTCAGGGAGCTATTCTCTTTTATGCCGTTATCGTTGTTTTTATCTCTATAGCTATAGATATTATCTGTGCTCTTATGAATCCAAAAATCAAGTATGAGTAG